A part of Cannabis sativa cultivar Pink pepper isolate KNU-18-1 chromosome 6, ASM2916894v1, whole genome shotgun sequence genomic DNA contains:
- the LOC115725528 gene encoding myosin-2 → MMLSASPSLIVRSSLEEMLDSLRRKDEDEKPKDLPPALPARPTSRGRLPPARRSLPNNFKVQVVVGGSDGDTESPECFPCEIEETKRKENDWGAKRSGFVSKKMKKYRNVESPYAAVLDESKTELTGISDQPSASPTKIRGTDWDDNIGYFMKKKLRVWCRLANGQWESGTIQSNSGEDATVSLSNGNVMKVTASEILPANPDILEGVDDLVQLSYLNEPSTVYNIQHRYSKDMIYSKAGPVLIAVNPFKDVQIYGDDLITAYRQKKLDSPHVYATVDTAYNEMMRDEVSQSIIISGESGAGKTETARIAMQYLAAVSGDSSGIEHRILKANYILEAFGNAKTSRNHNSSRFGKLIEIQFSTLGKICGANIQAFFLEKSRVVELVNGERSFHVFYQLCAAAPTDLKERLNLRMASEYKYLNQSDCLTIDGVNEAEKFHDLMKALNILQICEEDQECLFSMLAAVLWLGNISFQMNENVNQLEVLSDEALINASNLMGCSTQELKLSLSTHKTEAGNNSIANRLTLQQAIDRRDALAKFIYTCLFEWLVEQINKSLQVGKQQIGKSISILDIYGFESSQKNSFEQMCINYANERLQQHLNRHLLKLEQEDYELDGIDWKKVDFEDNEECLELFEKKPSGLISLLDEESNLPKASDLTFANKLKQHLNSNSCFKGERGRAFSVCHNAGEVLYDTNGFLEKNKDCLHSDFSHLLSSCHNELLQLFTSKMQNQSAPTTACHISSSDCPRPSIGTKFKIQMFKLMHQLESTRPHFICCIKPNQKQLPSIYQVDLVLQQLRCCKVLEVLKISRSGYPSRMQLHEFAGRYGVLLPKTFAARDPLSISIAVLQQFGIPPEMYQIGYTKVFLRTGQIEKLEHRRQQVLQGIVGVQKYFRGRQARHHFYELKKQVNPLHSYAPSDLSRGKRNIMVKWRTASAPKTLDELQAVIYLQSVIRGSLVRKQFIGTPELKKSKPESVRYRKNHGRKMSEVKVFAEQQDMQHEKLYSVPSTVKELQQRVIKAEETLEQKEEENAALREQVRQFEARWSDYEAKMKSMEEMWQKQMASLQVSLAAARKSLVVDTAVGQPGRLDAAFSPRYYDSEDATSMGSRTPGASTPLKFSNSVQDVGSGRDANGTLNEVSNLVKEFEQQKQTFDEEAKAIVGIKTGKSASNINSDDDLRKLKLRFEMWKKEYKLRLRETKAKLHKLGHSEAERSRRRWWGRISTKAS, encoded by the exons ATGATGTTATCGGCGTCGCCATCGTTGATAGTTCGGAGCTCGTTGGAGGAAATGTTGGATTCGCTCCGGCGTAAGGATGAAGACGAGAAGCCCAAGGACTTGCCACCCGCATTGCCGGCGCGTCCAACTTCGAGGGGCCGTCTTCCTCCGGCGAGGCGGTCCTTGCCTAATAACTTTAAGGTCCAGGTTGTTGTTGGTGGTAGCGACGGCGATACAGAGTCGCCGGAGTGTTTTCCGTGTGAAATTGAAGAAACTAAGAGAAAAGAGAATGATTGGGGTGCCAAGAGAAGTGGTTTTGTGAGCAAGAAGATGAAGAAATACCGAAATGTTGAGTCGCCGTACGCAGCCGTACTGGATGAGAGTAAAACTGAGCTGACGGGGATCTCCGATCAGCCATCGGCCTCGCCTACGAAGATACGAGGAACAGATTGGGATGACAACATCGGCTACTTCATGAaaaag aaactTCGTGTTTGGTGTCGATTGGCGAATGGGCAGTGGGAGTCAGGAACAATACAATCAAACTCTGGTGAAGATGCAACTGTTTCTTTGTCAAATGGAAAT GTTATGAAAGTCACCGCATCAGAGATATTACCTGCAAACCCAGATATACTTGAAGGAGTGGATGATCTTGTACAGCTTAGTTATTTGAATGAACCATCTACTGTTTATAATATCCAGCATAGATATTCTAAGGATATGATTTAC AGTAAAGCAGGACCAGTTCTGATTGCTGTCAATCCCTTCAAAGATGTTCAAATTTATGGAGATGATTTGATCACAGCTTATAGGCAGAAAAAGTTAGACAGTCCTCATGTTTATGCTACCGTGGACACTGCCTATAATGAGATGATGAGAG ATGAAGTAAGCCAATCCATAATCATAAG TGGGGAAAGTGGAGCTGGGAAAACTGAGACAGCTAGAATTGCAATGCAATACTTAGCAGCTGTTAGTGGTGATAGTTCTGGTATTGAGCATAGAATTCTTAAGGCCAATTATATACTAGAAGCATTTGGGAATGCCAAAACATCTAGAAATCACAATTCTAGTCGATTT GGAAAGTTGATTGAAATTCAGTTTAGTACACTTGGGAAAATTTGTGGTGCCAACATCCAAGCAT TCTTTTTAGAGAAG TCAAGAGTTGTTGAGCTGGTCAATGGTGAAAGGTCATTCCATGTATTTTACCAACTTTGTGCTGCCGCGCCAACAGATCTTAAAG AGAGACTGAACCTTAGAATGGCTAGTGAGTACAAATACCTTAATCAAAGTGATTGCTTGACCATTGATGGTGTCAATGAAGctgagaaatttcatgatctcATG AAAGCACTAAACATTCTTCAAATTTGCGAAGAAGATCAAGAATGCTTATTTTCAATGCTTGCTGCTGTATTATGGCTGGGAAACATATCATTCCAAATGAATGAAAATGTGAACCAACTGGAGGTCTTATCTGATGAAG cTCTCATCAATGCCTCCAATCTGATGGGATGCAGTACCCAGGAGTTGAAATTATCATTATCCACCCACAAAACTGAAGCTGGCAATAATAGCATTGCCAACAGATTGACCTTGCAGCAG GCAATTGACAGAAGAGACGCTTTGGCAAAATTCATCTATACATGCTTGTTTGAGTGGCTTGTAGAACAGATTAACAAGTCACTTCAAGTGGGCAAACAACAAATTGGGAAATCGATTAGTATTCTTGACATATATGGGTTTGAATCTTCTCAG aaaaataGCTTTGAACAAATGTGTATTAATTATGCAAATGAGAGGCTGCAACAACATTTGAACCGGCATTTACTTAAACTTGAACAGGAG GATTATGAGTTGGATGGTATTGATTGGAAGAAAGTAGATTTTGAAGACAATGAAGAGTGCTTAGAACTCTTTGAGAAG AAACCTTCAGGGCTAATATCTCTGTTGGATGAGGAATCGAACTTACCGAAAGCCAGTGATCTGACCTTTGCCAACAAGCTCAAGCAAcatttgaattcaaattcttgCTTTAAAGGAGAAAGAGGCCGGGCATTTAGTGTTTGTCACAATGCTGGAGAG GTTTTGTATGATACAAATGGCTTTCTGGAAAAGAACAAAGATTGTTTGCATTCTGATTTTTCCCATCTCTTATCATCATGTCATAATGAGCTCCTGCAGCTGTTTACCTCCAAAATGCAAAATCAATCGGCTCCAACTACAGCATGCCATATCAGTTCATCAGACTGTCCGAGACCGAGCATTGGTACAAAGTTTAAG ATTCAAATGTTCAAACTAATGCATCAGTTGGAGAGCACCAGACCTCATTTTATTTGCTGCATAAAGCCAAATCAAAAGCAGCTTCCCAGCATATATCAGGTGGACCTTGTACTACAACAGCTTAGGTGCTGTAAGGTTTTGGAGGTTCTTAAAATATCAAGATCTGGATATCCGTCTAGGATGCAACTTCATGAGTTTGCAGGAAG GTACGGGGTCCTACTTCCAAAGACCTTTGCAGCTCGGGATCCTTTAAGTATATCTATTGCTGTTCTGCAACAATTTGGTATCCCTCCGGAGATGTACCAAATTGGTTATACCAAAGTGTTTCTTCGAACAGGGCAG ATTGAAAAGTTGGAGCATAGGAGACAACAAGTTCTACAAGGAATAGTTGGTGTCCAGAAATATTTCCGTGGTCGCCAGGCTCGTCATCATTTCTATGAGCTTAAGAAGCAAGTCAACCCATTACATTCAT ATGCTCCTAGTGATCTTTCCAGAGGGAAACGTAATATTATGGTCAAGTGGCGCACAGCTAGTGCTCCTAAAACACTAGATGAGCTGCAGGCAGTTATATACTTACAGTCTG TGATCCGTGGTTCACTGGTTCGAAAGCAATTTATAGGGACACCTGAGTTGAAGAAGTCAAAACCTGAGAGTGTGAGATATAGAAAGAACCATGGCAGGAAGATGTCTGAAGTAAAG GTGTTTGCTGAGCAGCAGGACATGCAACATGAGAAATTATACTCCGTGCCTTCGACTGTAAAAGAGCTTCAACAGAGAGTTATTAAGGCAGAAGAAACTCTGGAGCAAAAGGAGGAGGAAAATGCAGCATTGCGTGAGCAAGTACGACAGTTTGAAGCAAGATGGTCGGATTACGAGGCAAAAATGAAATCGATGGAGGAGATGTGGCAAAAGCAGATGGCTTCTTTGCAA GTGAGTTTGGCTGCAGCGAGAAAGAGCCTTGTTGTTGATACTGCAGTTGGTCAACCTGGAAGGCTTGATGCTGCTTTCTCACCTCGTTATTATGATTCTGAGGATGCTACATCCATGGGTTCTCGAACTCCTGGTGCAAGCACACCTCTCAAATTTTCTAATAGTGTTCAGGATGTGGGATCAGGACGAGATGCAAATGGTACTTTGAATGAAGTCAGCAATCTGGTAAAGGAATTCGAGCAGCAGAAACAGACTTTCGATGAGGAGGCCAAAGCTATAGTTGGGATCAAAACAGGGAAGTCAGCTTCAAATATAAATTCTGATGATGATTTAAGGAAACTTAAACTGAGGTTTGAGATGTGGAAGAAAGAGTACAAGTTAAGATTGCGGGAAACAAAAGCAAAGCTTCATAAGCTTGGACATTCAGAAGCAGAGAGAAGTCGTCGGAGATGGTGGGGAAGAATAAGCACAAAAGCCTCCTAG